The following coding sequences are from one Rhipicephalus microplus isolate Deutch F79 chromosome 3, USDA_Rmic, whole genome shotgun sequence window:
- the LOC142804039 gene encoding uncharacterized protein LOC142804039 isoform X5 — translation MPSVCAADGCTSTGGRDDVLFHKFPREKKQADQWIAALKRTDFKPSKTTVICSKHFRDSDYHRSLSLMRVMGIPVKSARLRPGVVPSIFDYEQSELHSLRTPLSKGRKNQDAFAAEPEHEAAPGVASELGRAAETLPEPSCEPNRVADKSAQVRLLSHHKASQVDQKKVLSTSATQTKLHAVSSGSLSFASLEHSSSMASARGQLHSCQQCSYATLYKSTMNRHLQKHTARPPLQCHLCPAAFACNSKLVVHMRSHTGERPFSCAQCSASFSRKDSLNHHMRTHTGERPFTCDHCNASFSDKRLLVVHMRSHTGERPYTCNHCNASFVQRCHLVRHIRMHTGERPYSCVHCKSSFVVKNHLIEHMRIHTGERPFSCVLCNASFVQKSRLLIHMRMHKGKRPFSCAYCNASFVNNRWLDEHIRTHTGERSFSCVHCNASFSRKSCLATHSRIHKAVRLYSCVHCNASFSRKHHLRDHMSFRHGNKNP, via the exons ATGCCGTCTGTGTGCGCTGCCGACGGCTGTACGAGCACTGGCGGCCGAGATGATGTACTCTTTCACAAGTTCCCACGTGAGAAAAAACAAGCTGATCAGTGGATCGCTGCTCTGAAACGAACTGATTTCAAGCCTTCAAAAACTACAGTTATCTGCTCCAAACATTTTCGTGACAGTGACTACCATCGGAGTTTATCTTTAATGCGCGTGATGGGAATTCCGGTGAAATCTGCTCGACTAAGACCAGGCGTGGTGCCCTCTATCTTCGATTATGAACAAAGCGAACTGCATTCACTGAGAACACCACTCTCAAAAGGACGAAAAAACCAG GATGCCTTTGCAGCAGAACCAGAACATGAAGCGGCACCAGGTGTGGCTAGTGAGTTGGGGCGAGCTGCAGAAACATTGCCAGAACCATCGTGTGAGCCAAACCGCGTCGCAGATAAATCTGCTCAAGTTCGACTACTATCTCACCACAAAGCATCACAAGTGGATCAAAAAAAAGTTCTGTCAACAAGCGCTACGCAAACAAAACTTCATGCGGTTTCTTCAG GTTCGTTGTCTTTTGCATCGCTGGAACATTCTTCTTCAATGGCATCTGCACGAGGTCAACTGCATTCCTGTCAGCAGTGCTCTTATGCGACGCTGTACAAGTCAACTATGAACAGACACCTTCAGAAACATACGGCCAGGCCCCCCTTACAGTGCCACTTGTGTCCAGCCGCATTCGCTTGCAACTCCAAGCTGGTGGTTCACATGCGCTCCCACACAGGAGAGCGCCCCTTTTCGTGTGCCCAGTGCAGTGCATCCTTTTCACGGAAAGACAGCCTTAATCAccacatgcgcactcacacaggagagcgtccctttacCTGTGACCACTGTAATGCGTCCTTTTCGGACAAACGTTTACTTGTTGTACACATGCGCTCTCACACTGGAGAGCGTCCCTACACTTGTAAtcactgcaatgcatcctttgtGCAAAGATGCCACCTTGTGAGGCACATCCGCATGCATACAGGAGAACGTCCTTATTCCTGTGTCCATTGCAAGTCATCATTTGTGGTGAAAAACCACCTCATTGAGCACATGCgcattcacacaggagagcgCCCCTTCTCCTGTGTTCTCTGCAATGCATCCTTCGTGCAAAAAAGCAGACTTTTGATACACATGCGCATGCACAAAGGAAAACGTCCCTTCTCTTGTGCCTACTGCAATGCATCGTTTGTGAATAACCGCTGGCTCGATGAACACAtacgcactcacacaggagagcgttcCTTTTCCTGTGtgcactgcaatgcatccttttcgCGGAAAAGCTGCCTTGCGACCCACAGCCGCATTCACAAAGCAGTGCGTCTCTATTCATGTGTCCACTGTAATGCTTCTTTTTCACGAAAACACCACCTCAGAGACCACATGTCTTTTCGTCATGGAAACAAGAATCCATAA